In Sphingomonas sp. SUN019, one genomic interval encodes:
- a CDS encoding GreA/GreB family elongation factor, protein MSVAFRRESDEEHKEPRFELPIPAGPNLVTAAGLALIDERIAALGAEEPADDIRRDEIARELRYWNTRHATAVLAPTPPADEVAFGSVVRIRLDGAARTIAIVGDDEADPAADRIAFSAPLARALIGAGEGDTLDFAGRDGAIEVLGIA, encoded by the coding sequence GTGAGCGTCGCGTTCCGGCGCGAGAGCGACGAGGAACACAAGGAACCGCGCTTCGAACTGCCGATCCCGGCGGGGCCGAATCTCGTGACGGCGGCGGGGTTGGCGCTGATCGACGAGCGGATCGCCGCGTTGGGGGCCGAGGAACCCGCCGACGACATCCGTCGCGACGAGATCGCGCGCGAACTGCGCTACTGGAACACGCGCCACGCTACGGCGGTGCTCGCGCCGACACCGCCTGCGGACGAAGTGGCGTTCGGCAGCGTGGTGCGGATCAGGCTCGACGGCGCGGCGCGGACGATCGCGATCGTCGGCGATGACGAGGCCGATCCGGCGGCGGACAGGATTGCATTCTCGGCTCCACTGGCGCGCGCGCTGATCGGGGCGGGGGAGGGCGACACGCTCGATTTCGCCGGGCGCGACGGCGCGATTGAGGTTTTGGGGATCGCTTAG
- the mmsB gene encoding 3-hydroxyisobutyrate dehydrogenase, translating into MARVGFIGLGNMGGGMAANLAKNGHDVRAFDLSEEALAKAKAAGCLPVASAAEAADGAEAIVTMLPAGKHVEQVYTESLFGSASPSAILIDCSTIDVATAKRVAEAAAAKGLTAVDAPVSGGIAAANAGTLTFMVGGSAEAFARAEPFLSNMGKAVIHAGISGAGQAAKICNNMILGATMVATCEAFVLAEKLGLDAQAFYDIASVSSGQSWSITSYCPIRGVGPQSPADNDYQGGFAAALMLKDLRLAMEAAEQSGTQTPMGAKARELYEAFADAGHGGQDFSGIIRTLGQRT; encoded by the coding sequence ATGGCACGCGTTGGTTTCATCGGGCTCGGCAACATGGGCGGCGGGATGGCCGCGAACCTCGCGAAGAACGGGCATGACGTCCGAGCCTTCGACCTGAGCGAAGAGGCGCTGGCGAAGGCGAAGGCCGCGGGGTGCCTGCCGGTCGCGTCCGCCGCCGAGGCCGCGGATGGCGCGGAGGCGATCGTCACGATGCTGCCCGCGGGCAAGCACGTCGAGCAGGTCTATACCGAAAGCCTGTTCGGCAGTGCGTCGCCATCCGCGATCCTGATCGATTGTTCGACGATCGACGTCGCCACCGCCAAACGCGTCGCCGAGGCCGCCGCGGCGAAGGGCCTGACCGCGGTCGATGCGCCGGTGTCGGGCGGGATCGCGGCGGCGAATGCGGGCACGCTGACCTTCATGGTCGGCGGCTCGGCCGAAGCCTTCGCGCGCGCGGAACCGTTCCTGTCCAACATGGGCAAGGCGGTGATCCACGCCGGAATCAGCGGCGCGGGGCAGGCGGCGAAGATCTGCAACAACATGATCCTGGGCGCGACGATGGTCGCGACGTGCGAGGCGTTCGTGCTGGCGGAGAAACTCGGGCTCGACGCGCAGGCCTTCTACGACATCGCCAGCGTGTCGTCGGGGCAGAGCTGGTCGATAACCAGCTATTGCCCGATCCGCGGCGTCGGCCCGCAAAGCCCGGCCGACAACGACTATCAGGGCGGGTTCGCCGCGGCGCTGATGCTGAAGGATCTGCGGCTCGCGATGGAAGCCGCCGAGCAGAGCGGCACCCAGACGCCGATGGGGGCGAAGGCGCGCGAATTGTACGAGGCGTTCGCCGACGCGGGCCACGGCGGACAGGACTTTTCGGGCATCATCCGGACCCTCGGGCAGCGGACGTGA
- a CDS encoding enoyl-CoA hydratase: MSFETILVEQRGAVTLVTLNRPQALNALNSQVLADLIAAFAAFDADDTQGCAVLTGSEKAFAAGADIKEMSAQGFAEMYGANFFGGYETLTRTRKPVIAAVAGYALGGGCELAMMCDFILAADTAKFGQPEIKLAVSPGMGGSQRLTRAVGKSKAMEMCLTGRMMDAAEAERAGLVSRIVPAAELVDEAVKTAATIAAMAPLAVKANKEMVNAAFETGLSMGVQFERRLFHGLFGSADQTEGMAAFVEKRAGQWTGK, translated from the coding sequence ATGAGCTTTGAGACGATCCTGGTCGAACAGCGCGGCGCGGTGACGCTGGTCACGCTCAACCGTCCGCAGGCGCTGAACGCGCTCAATTCGCAGGTGCTGGCCGACCTGATCGCCGCGTTCGCCGCATTCGACGCCGACGACACGCAGGGCTGCGCGGTGCTGACCGGCAGCGAGAAGGCGTTCGCCGCGGGCGCGGACATCAAGGAGATGTCGGCGCAGGGCTTCGCCGAGATGTACGGCGCGAACTTCTTCGGCGGGTATGAGACGCTGACCCGGACGCGCAAGCCGGTGATCGCCGCGGTGGCGGGCTATGCTTTGGGCGGCGGGTGCGAACTCGCCATGATGTGCGACTTCATCCTGGCCGCCGACACCGCCAAATTCGGCCAGCCCGAGATCAAGCTGGCGGTCAGCCCCGGCATGGGCGGATCGCAGCGCCTGACGCGCGCGGTGGGCAAATCGAAGGCGATGGAGATGTGCCTGACCGGCCGCATGATGGACGCCGCGGAAGCCGAACGCGCGGGTCTGGTGTCGCGCATCGTCCCCGCCGCCGAATTGGTCGACGAAGCGGTGAAGACCGCTGCGACAATCGCCGCCATGGCCCCGCTGGCGGTCAAGGCGAACAAGGAAATGGTCAACGCCGCGTTCGAGACGGGGCTCAGCATGGGCGTGCAGTTCGAACGCCGTCTATTCCACGGGCTTTTCGGCAGCGCGGACCAGACCGAGGGTATGGCCGCGTTCGTCGAGAAGCGTGCGGGGCAGTGGACGGGGAAGTAA
- a CDS encoding enoyl-CoA hydratase/isomerase family protein translates to MTDDLLVAIDGPVGRIRLSRPKAIHALTTAMCDGVLAALEAWRGDDAVRCVMIDHAPSPDGDPKGARGFCAGGDIRMLADSGAKDGVEARAFFHTEYRMNHRLFTYVKPTIAFMDGITMGGGVGISQPCKYRVATENTKLAMPETGIGLFPDVGGGWYLSRLPGRIGQYLALTGHRLDGAECLALGLATHYLPSASLDEAKRRIGETPDAIDAVLDELSAPAPDAAILGAQAEIDRLFASDALEDIFAALEADGGEWAAKTLTTLKTKSPQTMKVSLRLLRDGAGMASFADEMKQEYAVGARVVQRHDFLEGVRAVIVDKDNAPRWDPATPDGVTDHVIEQIFAPLPEDEAWTPA, encoded by the coding sequence ATGACCGACGACCTGCTCGTAGCGATCGACGGTCCGGTCGGTCGTATCCGGCTCAGCCGTCCGAAGGCGATCCACGCGCTGACGACCGCGATGTGCGACGGCGTGCTGGCGGCGCTGGAGGCATGGCGCGGAGACGATGCGGTGCGCTGCGTCATGATCGACCACGCCCCCTCGCCGGATGGCGATCCAAAAGGCGCGCGCGGTTTCTGCGCGGGCGGCGACATCCGGATGCTCGCCGACAGCGGGGCGAAGGACGGAGTGGAGGCGCGCGCGTTCTTCCACACCGAATATCGCATGAACCACCGGCTGTTCACCTATGTGAAGCCGACGATCGCGTTCATGGACGGGATCACGATGGGCGGCGGCGTCGGCATCTCGCAGCCCTGTAAATACCGCGTTGCGACCGAGAACACGAAGCTGGCGATGCCCGAGACCGGGATCGGCCTGTTTCCCGATGTAGGCGGCGGCTGGTATCTGTCGCGGCTGCCGGGGCGCATCGGGCAGTATCTCGCGCTGACCGGGCACCGGCTGGACGGCGCGGAGTGCCTCGCGCTGGGCCTCGCGACGCACTATCTGCCGAGCGCGTCGCTGGATGAGGCGAAACGCCGGATCGGCGAGACGCCCGACGCGATCGACGCGGTGCTGGACGAACTGTCCGCGCCCGCGCCCGATGCGGCGATCCTTGGCGCGCAGGCCGAGATCGACCGGCTGTTCGCCTCGGACGCGCTGGAGGACATCTTCGCCGCGCTCGAAGCAGACGGTGGCGAATGGGCGGCGAAAACGCTGACCACCCTCAAAACCAAATCGCCGCAGACGATGAAGGTCTCGCTCCGCCTGCTCCGCGACGGCGCGGGGATGGCCAGCTTCGCCGACGAGATGAAACAGGAATATGCGGTCGGCGCGCGCGTCGTGCAGCGGCACGATTTCCTGGAGGGCGTGCGCGCGGTGATCGTCGACAAGGACAATGCGCCGCGCTGGGATCCGGCGACGCCCGACGGCGTGACCGACCACGTCATCGAACAGATTTTCGCGCCCTTGCCCGAGGACGAGGCGTGGACGCCCGCATGA
- a CDS encoding acyl-CoA dehydrogenase family protein — MTNQFDLTDDQREIQELARRFTADRITPFASEWDEKRHYPVDVWKAAGELGFGAIYVGEESGGIGLGRLEAALIMEAMAYGCPATSAYISIHNMATWMIDHFGGQEIKDRFLPSLVSMEKIASYCLTEPGSGSDAAALKTTARRDGDHYVVNGTKQFISGAGYNDIYVCMVRTSDEKSKGISCLVVEKDSPGLSFGAPERKLGWNASPTAQVIFEDCRVPVENRVGAEGDGFRFAMAGLDGGRLNIGACSLGGAQRCLDESVRYTKERQQFGSPVADFQNTQFMLADMATDLEASRALLYLAAAKVNAGAPDKSRFSAMAKRLATDNGSSIVDRALQLHGGYGYLMDYPIERFWRDLRVHSILEGTNQVMRMIVGRELTRQ, encoded by the coding sequence ATGACCAACCAATTCGACCTGACCGACGACCAGCGCGAGATCCAGGAACTCGCGCGGCGCTTCACCGCCGATCGCATCACGCCGTTCGCCAGCGAATGGGACGAGAAGCGGCATTATCCGGTCGATGTGTGGAAGGCCGCGGGGGAACTCGGCTTCGGCGCGATCTACGTCGGGGAAGAATCGGGCGGGATCGGGCTCGGCCGGCTGGAGGCGGCGCTGATCATGGAGGCGATGGCCTACGGCTGCCCCGCGACCAGTGCGTACATCTCGATCCACAATATGGCGACGTGGATGATCGACCATTTCGGCGGGCAGGAGATCAAGGACCGCTTCCTCCCCAGCCTCGTGTCGATGGAGAAGATCGCGAGCTATTGCCTGACCGAGCCGGGGTCAGGCTCCGATGCCGCCGCGCTGAAAACGACTGCGCGCAGGGACGGCGATCACTATGTCGTGAACGGCACCAAGCAGTTCATCTCGGGCGCTGGCTATAACGACATCTACGTCTGCATGGTGCGGACGAGCGACGAGAAGTCGAAGGGCATTTCCTGCCTGGTGGTCGAAAAGGACTCGCCCGGCCTGTCGTTCGGCGCGCCGGAGCGGAAGCTCGGCTGGAACGCGTCGCCGACCGCGCAGGTGATCTTCGAGGATTGCCGCGTACCGGTCGAGAACCGCGTCGGCGCGGAGGGCGACGGGTTCCGCTTCGCGATGGCGGGGCTGGACGGCGGGCGGCTCAATATCGGGGCCTGCTCGCTCGGCGGGGCGCAGCGCTGTCTCGACGAATCGGTTCGATACACGAAGGAACGGCAGCAGTTCGGATCGCCCGTGGCGGATTTCCAGAACACGCAGTTCATGCTGGCCGACATGGCGACCGATCTGGAGGCGTCGCGCGCGCTGCTGTATCTCGCCGCGGCTAAGGTGAATGCGGGCGCGCCCGACAAGTCGCGCTTCTCCGCGATGGCGAAGCGGCTGGCGACCGACAACGGATCGTCGATCGTCGACCGCGCGCTGCAGCTGCACGGCGGCTACGGGTATCTGATGGACTATCCGATCGAACGCTTCTGGCGCGACCTGCGCGTCCATTCGATCCTGGAGGGGACGAACCAAGTGATGCGGATGATCGTCGGTCGCGAGCTGACGCGGCAATGA
- a CDS encoding CoA-acylating methylmalonate-semialdehyde dehydrogenase has product MRIIDHHIVGHSGGAGARTGDVFDPNTGQVQAMVTLGSPADLDRAVAAAQAAQPAWAATNPQRRARVMFNFKALVEKNIDELAHTLSSEHGKVIADSKGDIQRGLEVIEFCCGIPHVLKGEYTQGAGPGIDVYSMRQPLGIGAGITPFNFPAMIPLWMSGVAIATGNAFILKPSERDPSVPVRLAELFREAGLPEGILQVVHGDKEMVDAILDHPAISAVSFVGSSDIAHYVYRRGVEAGKRVQAMGGAKNHGIVMPDADLDQVVADLSGAAFGSAGERCMALPVVVPVGDKTADALREKLIPAIAALRVGVSTDNDAHYGPVVNAAHKQRVENWIQTGVDEGAELVVDGRGFELQGHEKGFFIGPSLFDRVTTDMQSYKEEIFGPVLQIVRAKDFEDAVRLPSEHQYGNGVAIFTRNGHAAREFAARVNVGMVGINVPIPVPVAYHTFGGWKRSAFGDTNQHGMEGVKFWTKVKTVTQRWPDGGVGDAANAFVIPTMG; this is encoded by the coding sequence ATGCGCATCATCGACCATCATATCGTCGGCCATTCGGGCGGCGCGGGCGCGCGGACAGGCGACGTCTTCGATCCGAACACCGGTCAGGTGCAGGCGATGGTGACGCTCGGCTCGCCGGCCGATCTGGACCGTGCGGTCGCCGCCGCGCAGGCCGCGCAACCCGCTTGGGCCGCGACCAATCCGCAGCGGCGCGCGCGCGTCATGTTCAACTTCAAGGCCTTGGTCGAAAAGAACATCGACGAACTGGCGCACACATTGTCGTCCGAGCACGGCAAGGTGATCGCCGACAGCAAGGGCGATATCCAGCGCGGGCTCGAGGTGATCGAATTCTGCTGCGGCATCCCGCACGTGCTGAAGGGCGAATATACGCAAGGCGCGGGCCCGGGGATCGATGTTTACTCCATGCGCCAGCCGCTCGGCATCGGGGCGGGGATCACGCCGTTCAATTTCCCCGCGATGATCCCGCTGTGGATGTCGGGTGTGGCGATCGCCACGGGCAACGCCTTCATCCTGAAGCCCAGCGAGCGTGACCCGTCGGTGCCGGTGCGGCTGGCCGAACTGTTCCGCGAAGCGGGGCTGCCCGAGGGCATCCTGCAGGTCGTGCACGGCGACAAGGAGATGGTCGACGCGATCCTCGATCATCCCGCCATCAGCGCGGTCAGCTTCGTCGGATCGTCCGACATCGCGCATTACGTCTATCGCCGCGGCGTCGAAGCCGGAAAGCGCGTGCAGGCGATGGGGGGCGCGAAGAACCATGGCATCGTCATGCCCGACGCCGACCTCGATCAGGTCGTCGCCGATCTTTCGGGCGCGGCGTTCGGCTCGGCCGGCGAACGCTGCATGGCGCTGCCGGTGGTCGTCCCGGTCGGCGACAAGACCGCCGACGCGTTGCGCGAGAAACTGATCCCCGCCATCGCCGCGCTGCGCGTGGGCGTCTCGACCGACAACGATGCGCATTACGGCCCGGTGGTGAACGCCGCGCACAAGCAGCGCGTGGAGAACTGGATCCAGACCGGCGTCGACGAAGGCGCGGAACTGGTCGTCGACGGCCGCGGGTTCGAGCTTCAGGGGCACGAAAAGGGTTTCTTCATCGGCCCCAGCCTGTTCGACCGCGTCACCACCGATATGCAGTCGTACAAGGAGGAAATCTTCGGCCCCGTGCTGCAGATCGTCCGAGCGAAGGATTTCGAGGATGCGGTGCGCCTGCCGAGCGAGCATCAATACGGCAACGGCGTCGCGATCTTCACCCGCAACGGCCACGCCGCACGCGAATTCGCCGCGCGCGTGAACGTCGGGATGGTCGGGATCAACGTGCCAATCCCGGTGCCGGTCGCCTATCACACGTTCGGCGGGTGGAAGCGCAGCGCCTTCGGCGACACCAACCAGCACGGCATGGAAGGCGTGAAGTTCTGGACCAAGGTCAAGACCGTCACCCAACGCTGGCCGGATGGTGGGGTGGGCGACGCCGCCAACGCCTTCGTCATCCCGACGATGGGATAG